A window of the Dyadobacter pollutisoli genome harbors these coding sequences:
- a CDS encoding (Fe-S)-binding protein: MAIIQQIIFIAVLGVTAWLVFQRVGIIKKTILLGKDEDRKDQPGKRLSTMLRIAFGQKKMFDRPLIGILHFAVYAGFILINIEILEIVLDGILGTHRLFAPLLGSFYPFLIGFFELLALGVMLACGIFLLRRSVVKVERLQPSRHREMNGWPQLDGKLILVFEIVLMLAILTMNAADSVLQDLGSLHYTRSGPFFISEALKPIFAGWNESTLIIYERAAWWLHIIGIFVFAVYVTYSKHLHIVLAFPNTYFSRLTPKGKMNNMPEITSEVKIMLGLENQTGDAQAVPERFGAKDVQDLSWKNLMDAYSCTECGRCTSACPANLTGKKLSPRKIMMDTRDRLEDIGRNMQANKGEFKNDGKSLIGDYILEEEILACTSCNACVQECPVLINPLDIILQLRRYKIMDEAHAPASWNMMFQNMDTNQAPWRFSPGDRFNWADGLNSKPAE, from the coding sequence ATGGCCATAATTCAGCAAATCATCTTCATAGCTGTCCTTGGAGTAACCGCATGGCTGGTTTTCCAAAGAGTTGGCATTATTAAAAAAACCATCCTGCTGGGAAAAGATGAGGACAGGAAAGATCAACCCGGAAAACGCCTTTCTACCATGCTGCGAATTGCTTTTGGGCAAAAGAAAATGTTTGACCGCCCGCTCATCGGAATACTTCACTTTGCTGTCTACGCGGGTTTTATACTCATCAATATAGAGATACTGGAAATTGTGCTGGATGGCATTCTCGGCACGCATCGCCTGTTTGCCCCACTTTTAGGTTCCTTTTACCCATTTCTGATCGGCTTTTTCGAACTGCTTGCACTCGGCGTAATGTTGGCCTGTGGCATCTTTTTATTGAGGCGTAGTGTCGTGAAAGTAGAAAGGCTGCAACCTTCCCGGCACCGTGAAATGAACGGCTGGCCTCAGCTGGACGGTAAACTGATCCTCGTTTTCGAGATTGTGCTGATGCTTGCAATACTAACCATGAATGCTGCCGACAGCGTTTTGCAGGATCTTGGGAGCTTGCATTATACGAGGTCGGGGCCATTCTTCATTAGCGAAGCCTTGAAACCGATCTTCGCAGGCTGGAATGAAAGTACGCTGATCATTTACGAGCGTGCCGCTTGGTGGTTGCACATTATAGGCATATTTGTATTTGCAGTCTATGTGACTTACTCCAAGCATTTACACATTGTCCTTGCATTTCCAAACACTTATTTTTCCCGCCTCACACCGAAGGGAAAAATGAACAACATGCCTGAAATTACCAGCGAAGTAAAAATCATGCTTGGCCTTGAAAATCAGACCGGTGATGCGCAGGCTGTTCCCGAACGTTTTGGAGCAAAGGATGTACAGGATTTGAGCTGGAAAAACTTAATGGATGCCTACTCCTGCACGGAATGCGGCCGCTGTACTTCTGCCTGCCCGGCTAACCTGACGGGTAAAAAACTATCGCCTCGCAAGATCATGATGGATACCCGCGACCGACTGGAAGATATTGGCAGAAATATGCAGGCTAATAAAGGTGAGTTTAAAAACGATGGAAAAAGCCTGATCGGTGACTACATTCTGGAAGAAGAAATTCTTGCATGTACCAGTTGCAATGCATGCGTACAGGAATGTCCGGTGCTGATTAACCCGCTTGATATCATTTTGCAGCTGCGCAGATACAAAATTATGGACGAGGCCCACGCTCCCGCGTCCTGGAATATGATGTTCCAGAATATGGATACGAACCAGGCTCCGTGGAGATTCTCGCCCGGCGACCGGTTCAATTGGGCTGACGGCTTAAATTCCAAACCTGCCGAATAG
- a CDS encoding O-methyltransferase, which translates to MSGGYVFYNQRPNKAVERQLFVELLVKLNRHIPVSKYNYISFGGTYFEDFKLVHSYFANSTMVSIEEDANIFARQRFNKPLGCIIAENCTSDDFIINKFDKYEQNIIWLDYADSKQHQTQLGEFKSLLTKSNELDVIKITLNANLDTLFSQSKRKEDGRAFNTAELNQRRYENLKSRINNFLPNDIGPSDLAANRYPLVLNRAVGVAAAQAMSTMRPGLLFQPLTSFFYEDSINQMMTVTGIILKEGTSEALFEETALGDWELASTEWGKCLQILVPPLTVKEKLTLDQNIPCTDIASLQEVLNFKFDSVAHRHDSMLDHYNKYYRYYPTFHRVSY; encoded by the coding sequence ATGAGCGGAGGATACGTCTTTTATAATCAACGCCCGAATAAAGCGGTGGAGCGTCAGTTGTTTGTTGAGCTACTGGTAAAATTAAATAGACATATACCAGTTTCAAAATACAATTATATAAGTTTTGGAGGTACTTACTTTGAGGATTTTAAACTAGTACATTCTTATTTTGCAAATTCAACTATGGTGTCTATTGAAGAAGATGCCAACATTTTTGCGCGTCAAAGGTTCAATAAGCCCCTCGGATGTATTATTGCAGAAAATTGCACATCTGATGATTTCATAATTAACAAATTTGACAAGTACGAACAAAATATAATCTGGCTCGATTATGCGGACTCAAAACAGCATCAGACACAGCTTGGAGAGTTTAAATCCCTGCTGACCAAGTCCAATGAACTAGACGTGATAAAAATCACATTGAATGCTAACCTCGATACTTTGTTCTCTCAATCTAAGAGAAAGGAAGATGGTAGAGCTTTTAACACAGCGGAACTAAATCAAAGAAGATACGAAAATCTAAAAAGTCGCATTAATAACTTTCTGCCTAATGACATCGGCCCGAGCGACCTCGCGGCCAATCGATACCCTTTGGTATTAAATAGAGCAGTTGGTGTCGCTGCCGCCCAAGCCATGTCCACAATGCGACCAGGCCTTTTATTTCAGCCATTAACCTCATTTTTTTATGAGGATTCCATCAACCAAATGATGACTGTGACGGGAATAATTTTGAAGGAAGGGACAAGCGAGGCTCTCTTTGAGGAGACAGCACTTGGTGATTGGGAGCTGGCAAGCACGGAATGGGGAAAGTGTTTGCAAATTCTTGTTCCACCCCTAACGGTGAAGGAAAAACTAACTCTCGACCAAAATATACCTTGCACTGATATAGCGAGTCTCCAGGAGGTACTGAACTTCAAATTCGATAGTGTCGCCCACAGACACGACTCTATGCTAGATCACTACAATAAATATTACCGATATTATCCGACATTTCATCGCGTCTCTTATTAG
- a CDS encoding response regulator transcription factor, with protein MSTAKSAASAPKVLVVDDDSDIVELLEYNLTKEGYSVLTASNGKKAIEIAKTFIPDLILLDIMMPQLDGIETGRMLRQNPEIKNTYILFLTARSEEYSEVAAFDVGADDYITKPIKPRALMSRINALFRREAQKAESGDTIEILDLSINRKNYTVTQAGEKSTVLPKKEFELLFFLAQTPNKVFSRDELLQKIWGADIYVLERTVDVHIRKLREKLGDTYIKTLKGVGYMFSNERE; from the coding sequence ATGAGCACCGCTAAATCTGCTGCATCAGCACCGAAAGTATTAGTAGTTGATGACGATTCTGATATTGTTGAACTCCTCGAATATAATTTAACCAAGGAAGGCTACTCAGTACTGACCGCCTCAAACGGAAAAAAAGCAATTGAAATTGCCAAGACGTTTATCCCTGACCTGATACTGCTTGATATCATGATGCCGCAGCTGGACGGTATCGAAACTGGACGCATGCTGCGTCAGAACCCTGAGATCAAGAACACCTATATACTTTTTCTTACTGCCCGTTCCGAAGAATATTCCGAGGTTGCTGCGTTTGATGTTGGCGCTGACGATTACATTACAAAGCCCATTAAGCCCCGCGCTTTGATGAGCCGGATCAATGCATTGTTCAGAAGAGAGGCACAAAAGGCTGAATCCGGAGATACTATTGAGATCCTTGACCTGTCGATCAACCGGAAAAATTATACGGTTACCCAGGCTGGTGAAAAATCGACGGTGTTGCCAAAAAAGGAATTTGAACTGCTTTTCTTTCTTGCCCAAACGCCTAACAAAGTGTTTAGCAGGGACGAGTTGCTTCAAAAAATATGGGGAGCCGACATTTATGTACTCGAAAGAACAGTCGACGTACACATTCGTAAGCTGCGCGAAAAACTGGGCGATACTTACATTAAAACTCTGAAAGGCGTAGGATATATGTTCAGCAACGAGCGGGAGTAA
- a CDS encoding (Fe-S)-binding protein — MNETTYKVPTMAEMAASNESPEVLFWVGCAGSFDDRYKKVTVAFVKILNKAGIKFAVLGTEESCTGDPARRAGNEFTFQMLAMSNIQVLDMYGIKKIVTACPHCFNTLKNEYPELGGNYDVMHHSEYLQQLINEGRVRLEGGQAFKGKKITFHDSCYLGRANDVYEAPRNVLEALDADLVEMKRCRTKGLCCGAGGGQMFKEPEPGKKDINVERIEEAIDTGANTIAVACPFCMVMMTDGVKNKEKEDSVKVYDLAELVAQAQGL; from the coding sequence ATGAATGAAACCACATACAAGGTCCCTACGATGGCTGAAATGGCGGCCAGCAATGAATCTCCGGAAGTATTGTTCTGGGTTGGTTGCGCGGGGTCATTTGATGATCGCTATAAAAAAGTAACCGTCGCTTTTGTCAAAATATTAAATAAAGCAGGGATTAAATTCGCTGTGCTGGGAACGGAAGAAAGTTGTACGGGCGATCCGGCAAGACGGGCCGGGAATGAGTTTACATTTCAAATGCTGGCCATGTCTAACATTCAGGTACTGGACATGTATGGCATCAAAAAAATCGTGACTGCCTGCCCTCATTGCTTCAATACCCTCAAAAATGAATATCCGGAGCTAGGTGGCAATTATGATGTAATGCATCATTCGGAGTATCTGCAGCAACTTATTAATGAAGGCCGGGTACGGCTGGAAGGCGGTCAGGCTTTTAAAGGAAAAAAAATAACATTTCACGATTCCTGCTACTTGGGCAGGGCTAATGATGTTTACGAAGCGCCGCGAAATGTGCTGGAGGCTTTGGATGCTGATCTGGTGGAGATGAAACGTTGCCGTACCAAAGGCCTTTGCTGCGGCGCCGGTGGCGGTCAAATGTTCAAAGAACCCGAACCGGGCAAAAAGGACATCAATGTGGAACGCATTGAGGAGGCCATTGATACCGGCGCAAATACTATTGCTGTCGCCTGCCCGTTTTGTATGGTAATGATGACAGATGGCGTCAAAAACAAAGAAAAAGAGGATTCTGTAAAAGTTTACGACCTTGCAGAGTTAGTGGCGCAGGCTCAGGGATTGTAA
- a CDS encoding very short patch repair endonuclease yields the protein MDRLTREQRSALMSKVKSKHTSIELFVRKQLWSAGFRYRLHVKKLPGTPDLVFKGRKKVIFVHGCFWHGHPCRRLPKTRVAFWEEKIARNVSRDEENIKKLTSLGWSILVVWECELRDPNFINNVARFINEPSHT from the coding sequence ATGGATAGGCTTACAAGGGAACAGAGAAGTGCTTTAATGTCAAAAGTTAAGTCAAAGCATACGTCGATCGAACTTTTCGTCCGGAAACAACTTTGGAGCGCTGGATTCAGATACCGCCTACATGTAAAAAAGTTGCCCGGAACTCCTGACCTTGTTTTTAAAGGGAGGAAAAAGGTGATATTTGTTCACGGTTGCTTTTGGCATGGGCATCCATGTAGACGTCTTCCTAAAACCCGTGTTGCTTTTTGGGAGGAAAAAATTGCCAGAAACGTCTCAAGAGACGAAGAGAATATTAAAAAATTAACATCACTGGGATGGTCAATCTTAGTAGTTTGGGAGTGTGAGCTTCGAGATCCAAATTTTATAAATAATGTCGCACGCTTTATAAATGAACCTTCGCATACTTAA
- a CDS encoding SdiA-regulated domain-containing protein codes for MNKLIYLWFAVKTVFCTCEPDHRINDFKKVRSHYKIKKIGKLPTVANESSGLARGSNEDSFWTHNDSGGKPELYEFDLTGKLISTKPIPGAKNTDWEDLTQDQAGNVYIGDFGNNAAPRSSFDIYKWSIDQPAAEKITFTYSQQKNKAGSPKLPVSDCESFFYHQNNLFLFSKNWGKDKSVKLYQLPVESGNYVLTPVDSININTQVTSADISPDGKTFALLTYGKILLFGVENNMINFKKPLGCFRLVKAQNEALIFLNNTDMLITNEQGAVYRITYQ; via the coding sequence ATGAATAAGTTGATATATCTGTGGTTTGCTGTCAAAACCGTTTTCTGCACCTGTGAGCCAGATCACCGCATCAACGATTTCAAGAAAGTGCGGTCTCACTACAAAATTAAGAAAATAGGCAAGCTTCCAACTGTCGCCAATGAAAGTTCGGGCCTCGCCAGAGGCAGTAACGAGGATTCTTTCTGGACTCATAATGATAGTGGCGGAAAACCTGAATTGTATGAATTTGACCTGACGGGCAAACTCATTTCTACAAAACCAATACCGGGAGCCAAAAATACAGACTGGGAAGATCTCACCCAGGATCAGGCAGGCAATGTATATATAGGCGACTTTGGCAACAATGCTGCGCCACGAAGCAGTTTTGATATTTATAAATGGAGCATCGATCAGCCGGCAGCAGAGAAAATTACATTCACTTATTCACAACAAAAAAACAAAGCTGGCAGCCCTAAACTGCCTGTATCCGATTGCGAATCATTTTTTTACCATCAAAACAATCTTTTCCTTTTTTCTAAAAACTGGGGAAAGGACAAATCTGTTAAATTGTATCAACTTCCGGTTGAAAGCGGAAACTATGTACTGACCCCGGTAGACAGTATCAACATCAATACGCAGGTCACTTCTGCCGACATCAGCCCGGACGGTAAAACTTTTGCTTTACTTACCTATGGTAAAATCCTTTTATTCGGGGTTGAGAATAATATGATCAATTTTAAAAAACCATTGGGTTGTTTCCGTCTGGTCAAGGCGCAAAATGAGGCTCTTATTTTTTTGAACAATACCGATATGCTGATCACCAATGAGCAAGGCGCAGTGTACCGGATTACTTATCAGTGA
- a CDS encoding ATP-binding protein encodes MADEVKDPSKVYANPTKRFFVEMLTRDIEVRDAILDLLDNCVDGILRSIEGQEDAPQPYAGFEARIDFNEHEFSIKDNCGGISKDIARYKAFLMGRIDDKRDKDLRTVGMYGIGMKRAIFKLGRSCVVSSYTKDEAFKIEISPDWMTKDDSWELKLEDIETKDKTGTDIYITNFPQHITEFFANGKSIYVELPKVIGQHYSFILNKGFKVYVNGKDIEPDNISILVSPTGDLVENSISPYMYRGIIDEVNVRLIVGFYRPMPDDDEIEDNIVARRSSEDAGWTIVCNDRVVLFNDRTILTGWGDSPVPSFHNQFIGINGIVFFDSTVAEKLPLTTTKRGVDGSSHLYLQVKNFMKEGLKKFTDFTNYWKAFANEEKQYSQNAVAKDVFELAKIEPDKNWKKLKDRDEWKLNLDLRRPIVQDADPLKQIKYFKKQSEILAIQQVHYAGEAVKPSEIGQFCFEYVLDEIKK; translated from the coding sequence ATGGCTGATGAAGTTAAGGATCCAAGCAAGGTGTACGCAAACCCAACTAAAAGGTTTTTTGTCGAGATGCTTACGAGGGATATAGAGGTGCGGGACGCAATTTTAGATCTTCTGGACAATTGCGTCGATGGAATACTGAGAAGTATTGAGGGGCAAGAAGATGCGCCACAGCCATACGCAGGTTTTGAAGCAAGGATTGACTTCAACGAGCACGAGTTTTCAATAAAGGATAACTGTGGCGGAATCTCAAAAGATATCGCACGATACAAAGCCTTCTTAATGGGCAGGATAGATGATAAACGCGATAAAGATCTACGGACAGTTGGGATGTATGGCATTGGGATGAAACGTGCAATATTCAAACTTGGCAGATCATGCGTCGTATCGTCATATACTAAAGATGAGGCTTTTAAAATCGAAATTTCACCTGACTGGATGACAAAAGATGACAGCTGGGAGTTGAAATTGGAAGATATTGAAACCAAAGACAAAACAGGTACCGACATTTATATAACTAATTTCCCACAGCACATCACCGAATTTTTTGCCAACGGAAAAAGTATTTATGTAGAACTTCCGAAAGTGATCGGTCAACATTACAGTTTTATTCTAAATAAAGGGTTTAAAGTCTATGTAAATGGAAAAGATATTGAGCCTGACAACATTTCTATCCTGGTTTCGCCAACGGGTGATCTTGTCGAAAATTCAATCTCACCATATATGTACAGGGGTATTATTGACGAGGTTAATGTTAGGCTCATTGTAGGCTTTTATCGTCCAATGCCTGATGATGACGAAATTGAAGACAATATAGTTGCCAGAAGATCCTCGGAGGATGCCGGCTGGACAATAGTTTGTAATGATCGTGTGGTTCTTTTCAATGATAGAACCATCTTAACAGGATGGGGCGATTCGCCGGTACCTTCTTTTCACAATCAGTTCATCGGAATTAACGGTATTGTATTTTTTGACTCAACCGTTGCGGAAAAGTTACCTCTGACTACTACTAAGAGGGGGGTAGACGGATCGTCTCATTTGTACCTACAAGTAAAAAACTTCATGAAAGAAGGTTTAAAAAAATTCACTGATTTCACAAACTATTGGAAAGCATTTGCTAATGAAGAAAAACAATATTCACAAAACGCAGTTGCGAAAGATGTTTTTGAATTAGCAAAGATTGAGCCTGATAAAAATTGGAAAAAGTTAAAAGATCGAGACGAATGGAAGCTTAACCTCGATTTAAGAAGGCCAATTGTTCAAGATGCAGACCCTTTAAAGCAGATAAAATATTTCAAGAAACAAAGTGAAATTCTCGCAATACAGCAAGTTCACTATGCAGGAGAGGCTGTTAAGCCTTCCGAAATCGGGCAGTTCTGTTTTGAATATGTATTAGACGAGATTAAAAAATGA
- a CDS encoding gliding motility lipoprotein GldH: MKFIRLAVVSLFCLFLSSCDENVVYKAHEDIDDGLWYIKNKPVFKVEITDTTQVYNIYYLLRNTLQYPYYNLYLTRNFTGPDQKLISNTLEEVYLSNETTGKPYGHGLGDLFDHKIPFLKNYRFQRSGTYTFTLSQSMRQNPLPFVMSVGISVEKVVPPGN; this comes from the coding sequence ATGAAGTTTATCCGGCTGGCCGTTGTTTCTTTGTTTTGTCTGTTCTTATCTAGCTGCGATGAAAATGTAGTCTACAAAGCGCATGAAGACATTGATGACGGCCTTTGGTACATTAAAAATAAGCCTGTTTTCAAAGTGGAGATTACGGACACGACACAGGTTTACAACATCTACTATTTGCTGCGGAACACATTGCAATATCCGTACTATAATCTGTACCTGACCAGAAACTTTACCGGGCCGGATCAAAAACTGATTTCTAATACACTGGAAGAAGTTTACCTCTCCAATGAAACCACAGGAAAACCGTATGGCCACGGTCTCGGAGACCTTTTTGATCACAAAATTCCTTTCCTTAAAAATTATCGTTTCCAGAGATCCGGTACTTACACTTTTACACTTTCACAGTCCATGCGGCAGAACCCGCTTCCTTTTGTGATGAGTGTGGGAATCAGTGTGGAAAAAGTGGTGCCACCAGGTAACTAA
- a CDS encoding DNA cytosine methyltransferase, translated as MSSVPKVIDLYSGVGGLSLGAARAGFEVVSAFEIDKMAISSHALNFPNSKHHQLDIGTLDGKRLLELSGLRAGELDGIIGGPPCQGFSAMGKNDPSDLRNDLFVQFFRLVAQARPRFFLAENVPGLMSPKYDAIRQIALGYVKDHYQLFGPFKIKASDYGAPTSRTRMFFVGIDTHQLPMQLETNDLSMSSGKLSTIVENALVGLNSFVDSKWQTEAQSWQVVDYSSMGNGFFEQRMVDKVPAGIGDRNALSNLLRSKVSGFLGTAHTPSVELRFAQLKHGQQDRISRSTRLDPKGYCPTLLAGTGTDKGSFQAVRPVHYTVPRVICPREAARLQGFPDWFVFHPTKWHSFRQIGNSVSPIVAEQLLSKISTLF; from the coding sequence ATGTCAAGCGTTCCAAAAGTTATCGATTTGTATTCTGGTGTTGGTGGGCTAAGTCTCGGCGCGGCACGCGCGGGTTTTGAGGTTGTTAGCGCATTCGAAATCGACAAGATGGCGATATCGTCACACGCTCTTAACTTTCCTAATTCAAAACATCATCAGCTAGATATTGGCACTTTGGATGGGAAAAGACTTTTGGAATTGTCGGGGCTCCGCGCCGGTGAGCTTGATGGAATTATTGGTGGTCCCCCCTGTCAAGGGTTCAGTGCAATGGGTAAGAATGATCCTTCTGATTTGCGTAATGATCTTTTTGTACAATTTTTTAGATTGGTAGCTCAGGCGAGACCTCGCTTTTTCCTTGCAGAAAATGTGCCAGGATTAATGAGTCCAAAATATGATGCAATTCGTCAAATCGCGCTCGGATATGTTAAGGATCACTACCAGCTATTTGGACCGTTTAAAATCAAAGCAAGTGATTACGGAGCACCAACTAGCAGAACCAGAATGTTTTTTGTTGGAATTGACACTCATCAGCTTCCAATGCAGCTGGAAACAAATGACCTATCAATGTCCAGCGGAAAGCTATCGACGATAGTAGAGAATGCGTTGGTAGGCTTAAACTCTTTTGTTGATTCAAAATGGCAAACAGAGGCTCAAAGTTGGCAAGTAGTTGATTATTCGTCGATGGGCAATGGATTCTTTGAGCAGCGAATGGTGGATAAGGTTCCGGCGGGCATTGGTGACCGGAATGCCCTTTCGAATCTATTGAGGTCGAAAGTCTCTGGCTTTCTTGGAACAGCGCATACCCCATCCGTCGAACTTCGTTTTGCCCAGCTAAAACATGGCCAGCAGGATCGAATCTCCCGGAGCACTAGACTTGACCCCAAAGGGTATTGTCCAACTCTCCTTGCAGGGACGGGGACGGACAAAGGCAGTTTCCAAGCGGTTAGACCTGTGCACTACACAGTTCCGCGTGTTATTTGCCCTCGTGAAGCCGCTAGGCTGCAGGGATTCCCGGATTGGTTTGTTTTCCATCCGACTAAATGGCACAGTTTTCGACAAATCGGTAACAGTGTAAGTCCGATCGTTGCAGAACAGCTGCTCTCAAAAATCAGTACGTTATTCTAA
- a CDS encoding DNA cytosine methyltransferase: MKNYSRNSGRIVLEVDPNLKLNLYDTLAQSGDTMKEWFVREAAHYIADFKHSMDSTPTLPSTPERIITTKKQSKSSTFKVISLFSGCGGLDLGFRGDFEIFGTKYPKNDFDILWANDLNRAACATYVKNFGHDIQCGNIWDMMERVPKSADVVIGGFPCQDISVNGKRAGANGARSGLYKAMVEIIDQVKPKVFVAENVKGLLMKYNQQSLEQVLTDFGKLGYNINYQLYNAADYGVPQTRERVFIVGTRHDVREFTPPKPVRDAATWMTAKEAIGDLESEPKNLNNNHIWSLANVSGEQGNRRLKADRPGYTMRAECHGNIQFHYSEPRRISMREAARFQSFPDKFIFEGGLRETERQVGNAVPPILGWHISKAVRECLR; this comes from the coding sequence ATGAAAAACTACAGTAGGAACTCGGGACGGATCGTCCTCGAGGTAGATCCAAACCTGAAACTAAATCTTTACGACACGTTGGCACAATCCGGAGATACGATGAAAGAATGGTTTGTCAGAGAAGCCGCACATTATATCGCTGATTTTAAGCATAGTATGGATTCAACTCCAACATTACCTAGCACTCCCGAACGAATTATCACGACAAAAAAACAATCTAAGTCATCGACCTTCAAGGTTATATCCCTTTTTTCAGGCTGTGGTGGCCTTGATCTAGGCTTTCGTGGAGATTTCGAAATTTTCGGAACAAAGTATCCCAAGAACGATTTTGACATACTTTGGGCTAACGACCTTAATCGTGCAGCTTGTGCCACTTATGTGAAGAACTTTGGGCATGACATCCAATGCGGCAACATTTGGGATATGATGGAAAGAGTACCTAAGTCCGCCGACGTTGTGATTGGCGGTTTTCCATGCCAAGATATTTCAGTTAATGGTAAACGTGCAGGTGCTAACGGAGCTCGAAGCGGCCTATACAAGGCAATGGTCGAAATAATTGATCAGGTAAAGCCAAAGGTGTTTGTAGCTGAGAATGTTAAAGGACTGTTGATGAAATATAACCAACAGTCTTTGGAACAAGTCCTGACAGACTTCGGGAAGTTAGGATATAACATTAACTATCAACTATATAATGCTGCCGACTACGGAGTTCCGCAGACCAGGGAAAGAGTATTTATTGTCGGTACAAGGCATGATGTAAGGGAATTTACACCACCCAAACCAGTAAGAGATGCCGCTACTTGGATGACCGCGAAGGAAGCGATTGGAGATTTGGAAAGTGAACCTAAAAATTTAAACAACAACCATATTTGGAGTTTGGCAAATGTGAGCGGCGAACAAGGTAATAGACGCCTAAAAGCAGATAGGCCCGGTTACACAATGCGAGCAGAATGCCACGGAAATATTCAGTTTCATTATTCTGAACCTAGGCGAATCTCGATGCGAGAAGCTGCAAGATTTCAAAGCTTCCCCGATAAATTCATATTTGAAGGGGGCCTACGTGAGACCGAAAGACAAGTGGGTAATGCGGTGCCACCGATTCTAGGTTGGCATATTTCCAAGGCAGTCAGAGAGTGTCTTAGATAA
- a CDS encoding AI-2E family transporter, producing the protein MNSTLRPLPNKDKETPVYIKLASTLVALIATVYILFVLRETIIPLAFSILLAILLHPVCAWLERHRVPRIGSILLSIMTLFFVIIVLIYVVSLQIGSFAEELPRITEKAETILDQTLTMGERYLNVSRTQQVSEAKKYLINALSEGRAVLLNTLVTTTGAISTFVLIPLYIFFFLLYRDFFRRFVHKAVKNVPNEDLNLLLKKIYEVIQSYLSGLFLVILIVGVLNSIGLLILGVPHAIFFGFLAGFLILIPYIGILIGSILPALLSIVTMDSPWYAVGVIGIMSFVQFLEGNFITPNIVGSKVSVNPLAAIIALFLGGQLWGLSGLILALPVTAILKVILDTMPSLEPYGFLLGEPVHEVEEEKAEILREQVAQKEFKKKPYRRYRNKSRKKPDGSAPGPATEA; encoded by the coding sequence ATGAATTCAACGTTACGTCCTCTTCCAAACAAAGATAAAGAAACACCCGTTTACATCAAGCTGGCAAGTACCCTGGTCGCTCTGATCGCGACGGTCTATATTCTATTTGTGCTTCGTGAGACTATTATCCCGCTCGCTTTTTCGATTTTACTTGCCATTCTTTTGCATCCCGTCTGTGCCTGGCTCGAACGCCACCGGGTACCACGGATCGGATCGATTTTACTGAGCATCATGACATTGTTTTTTGTGATCATTGTGCTGATATACGTCGTGTCTTTACAAATCGGGAGCTTCGCGGAAGAGCTTCCCAGGATAACCGAAAAGGCGGAAACGATCTTGGATCAAACCCTGACAATGGGAGAAAGATACCTCAATGTCAGTCGTACGCAGCAGGTTAGCGAAGCCAAAAAGTACCTGATCAATGCGCTGAGCGAAGGCAGGGCCGTTTTACTGAATACACTGGTTACTACCACCGGGGCGATTTCGACATTTGTCCTTATCCCGCTTTACATTTTCTTTTTTCTGCTATACCGTGATTTTTTCAGACGATTTGTTCACAAAGCAGTTAAGAATGTACCCAATGAAGATTTGAACCTTCTTTTGAAGAAAATATATGAAGTGATCCAGAGCTATTTGTCCGGGTTGTTTCTGGTTATTTTAATAGTAGGGGTTTTAAATAGCATTGGTCTGTTGATCCTGGGCGTTCCGCATGCGATTTTTTTTGGGTTTTTGGCCGGGTTTCTTATCCTCATTCCCTATATCGGTATCCTGATCGGCTCCATTCTGCCGGCTTTACTTAGCATTGTAACCATGGATTCGCCCTGGTACGCGGTCGGTGTAATTGGTATAATGAGCTTTGTTCAGTTTCTCGAAGGTAATTTCATCACTCCCAACATTGTGGGTTCAAAAGTGAGCGTGAACCCGCTGGCGGCTATTATCGCATTGTTTTTGGGAGGGCAGCTGTGGGGACTATCCGGATTAATTCTCGCATTGCCTGTTACAGCAATACTGAAAGTGATTCTGGACACGATGCCCAGCCTGGAACCTTATGGGTTTCTGTTGGGAGAGCCGGTTCATGAAGTGGAGGAAGAAAAAGCGGAAATACTACGAGAGCAGGTAGCGCAAAAGGAATTCAAGAAGAAACCATATCGTCGCTACCGGAACAAGTCGCGTAAGAAACCGGACGGAAGTGCGCCCGGGCCGGCAACTGAGGCTTAG